One Methylobacterium sp. 77 DNA window includes the following coding sequences:
- a CDS encoding DUF4167 domain-containing protein, whose amino-acid sequence MRGRNRPKGPNPLTRSYESNGPDVKIRGTAQHIADKYAQLARDAQASGDPVAAENYFQHGEHYFRIISGAQEQNRQQNGGYARTGYDDDEDGDDEGQGASLGYAASGYGNSYNEEYGDPAQQPQPPAYEPRQDARQDARQDTRQDSRQDTRQDSRQDNRQDSQSDQRNTRRDRFQNRNDRPQRFDGNRDGQRQDVARQDGSRQDGSRYDGNRHDGGRQDYNRQDSFRGENARQENARQDQPRQDQVRQDYSRQDQPRADLNRGQGRNDSPRYENPRTEYQGNDASPRPDQASQDVSRQEAARQEPIRHQEPVRHQEPVRHEVARQDTARQDSPRNDSRRSSETAPRRSRRREEAELRPSEDVAALPAFITAVPRPAVAAPVVERPVETPNVSEQTRDLAGELPRDDASPAAPKPRRRRRPRFEGSDASDSGDVSTGDAPTTVE is encoded by the coding sequence ATGCGCGGTCGCAACCGCCCCAAAGGTCCTAATCCGCTCACGCGTTCCTACGAGTCCAATGGGCCGGATGTAAAAATCCGCGGGACCGCGCAGCACATCGCCGACAAATACGCCCAGCTCGCGCGTGATGCGCAAGCGAGCGGCGATCCGGTGGCGGCAGAGAATTATTTCCAGCACGGCGAGCATTATTTCCGCATCATCTCGGGTGCCCAGGAGCAGAACCGCCAGCAGAATGGTGGCTACGCCCGCACCGGCTACGACGACGATGAGGATGGCGACGACGAGGGTCAGGGCGCGAGCCTGGGCTATGCCGCCAGCGGCTACGGCAACAGCTACAATGAAGAATACGGCGACCCGGCCCAACAGCCGCAGCCGCCCGCCTACGAGCCGCGCCAAGATGCCCGGCAAGATGCCCGCCAGGATACGCGGCAAGATTCCCGTCAGGACACGAGGCAGGATTCCCGCCAGGACAATCGCCAGGACTCGCAGTCCGACCAGCGCAACACGCGCCGCGATCGCTTCCAGAACCGCAACGACCGCCCGCAACGGTTCGACGGCAACCGCGACGGCCAACGTCAGGATGTCGCCCGGCAAGACGGTTCGCGCCAAGATGGGTCCCGCTATGACGGAAACCGTCATGACGGTGGCCGACAGGATTACAACCGCCAGGATTCCTTCCGAGGCGAGAACGCCCGGCAGGAAAACGCAAGACAAGACCAGCCGAGGCAAGACCAGGTCCGGCAGGATTATAGCCGGCAGGACCAGCCGCGGGCCGATCTCAACCGTGGTCAGGGCCGCAACGACAGTCCACGCTACGAAAATCCCCGCACCGAGTATCAGGGCAACGACGCTTCGCCGAGGCCGGACCAAGCCTCGCAGGACGTGTCACGTCAGGAAGCGGCTCGCCAAGAACCGATCCGGCATCAGGAACCGGTCCGTCACCAGGAGCCGGTTCGGCACGAGGTAGCGCGGCAGGACACCGCGCGACAGGATTCGCCGCGGAACGACAGCCGTCGTTCGTCGGAGACAGCGCCCCGGCGCTCTCGTCGACGGGAAGAGGCCGAGCTTCGCCCGTCGGAAGATGTCGCCGCTCTGCCGGCTTTCATCACGGCCGTGCCTCGTCCTGCCGTTGCGGCTCCCGTAGTCGAACGTCCGGTGGAGACGCCGAACGTGTCCGAACAGACCCGCGACCTCGCCGGTGAGCTGCCGAGGGACGATGCATCTCCGGCCGCTCCCAAGCCGCGTCGTCGTCGTCGCCCCCGCTTCGAAGGATCGGATGCCTCGGATTCCGGCGATGTCAGCACGGGCGATGCGCCGACCACGGTAGAATAA
- a CDS encoding NADPH:quinone oxidoreductase family protein codes for MKALLCTRLGGPEDLAIVDLPDPVPGPGEALVRVTLAALNFFDTLIIAGRYQVKPELPFSPGGEAVGIIEALGEGASGVEIGDRVIVHRTFGTCAERIAVGVAHLTPVPDAVGDEQAAGLTITYGTSLHALRDRARLQPGETLAVLGASGGVGLAAVELGVIMGARVIACASSPEKLRVAQAHGAEMSLDYGEGNLREGLRTLTEGRGVDVIYDPIGGEYAEPALRSLGWKGRYLVIGFAAGEIPRIPLNLALLKGIDIQGVHWGVFVEREPQAHRANQEQLLAWVAEGRLKAKIHGTFPLDHYVEALGILKRREAVGKVLLRP; via the coding sequence ATGAAGGCTTTGCTCTGCACCAGGCTCGGCGGTCCCGAGGATCTCGCGATCGTCGACCTGCCCGATCCGGTGCCCGGTCCCGGCGAGGCCCTGGTGCGGGTGACGCTGGCGGCGCTCAACTTCTTCGACACGCTGATCATCGCCGGGCGCTATCAGGTGAAGCCGGAACTGCCGTTCTCGCCCGGCGGCGAGGCGGTCGGGATCATCGAGGCCCTCGGGGAGGGCGCATCCGGCGTCGAAATCGGCGACCGGGTCATCGTCCACCGCACCTTCGGGACCTGCGCCGAACGCATCGCGGTCGGCGTCGCGCACCTCACCCCCGTGCCCGATGCGGTGGGCGACGAACAGGCGGCCGGGCTCACCATCACCTACGGCACCTCGCTCCATGCCCTGCGGGACCGCGCGCGGCTTCAGCCCGGCGAGACGCTGGCCGTGCTCGGCGCATCGGGCGGCGTCGGCCTCGCGGCGGTGGAACTCGGCGTGATCATGGGGGCGAGGGTGATCGCCTGCGCCTCCTCGCCGGAGAAGCTCCGGGTGGCTCAGGCGCATGGGGCTGAGATGAGCCTCGACTACGGCGAGGGCAACCTGCGCGAGGGCCTGCGGACGCTCACCGAGGGGCGCGGCGTCGACGTGATCTACGATCCGATCGGCGGTGAATACGCCGAACCGGCCCTGCGTTCGCTCGGCTGGAAGGGACGCTACCTCGTCATCGGTTTCGCTGCCGGCGAGATCCCGCGCATCCCCCTCAACCTCGCCCTCCTCAAGGGCATCGATATCCAGGGCGTGCATTGGGGCGTGTTCGTGGAGCGCGAGCCCCAGGCGCACCGGGCGAACCAGGAGCAGCTTCTCGCCTGGGTGGCGGAAGGGCGCCTGAAGGCGAAGATCCACGGCACCTTTCCGCTGGACCACTATGTCGAGGCACTCGGCATCCTCAAGCGCCGCGAGGCCGTGGGCAAGGTGCTGCTGCGGCCGTGA
- the prmC gene encoding peptide chain release factor N(5)-glutamine methyltransferase, producing MTEGGMTGDGIDPLLPRSQALRHAVMAFSEAGIDGAAGDARFLLLHTLGITQTELVLSGAEPIGAQGAMRFGEAMRRRLAGEPVARILGEWEFWGLPFILNAATLVPRPDTETVVEAALALHPTRDRPLRLLDLGTGSGCILVSLLSEWPHAFGIGLDRSHEALACARTNARTNGVGRRAAFVAGDWCSALGKPFDVILSNPPYIPSGTIPALAHEVRCHDPLGALDGGEDGLSAYRRIVAEVIGSCERRPLLDPEGALVFEVGHDQAEDVLTIGRAAGFTRTSVRRDLAGHARVVTLSGLSTMGNDGES from the coding sequence ATGACGGAGGGCGGCATGACGGGAGACGGCATCGATCCCCTGCTGCCGCGCTCGCAGGCCCTCCGCCATGCCGTCATGGCCTTCTCCGAAGCCGGGATCGACGGTGCGGCCGGCGATGCCCGGTTCCTTCTCCTCCATACCCTCGGCATCACCCAGACAGAGCTCGTCCTCTCCGGCGCGGAGCCCATCGGCGCACAGGGCGCCATGCGGTTCGGCGAAGCGATGCGGCGGCGCCTCGCGGGAGAGCCCGTGGCCCGTATCCTCGGCGAATGGGAATTCTGGGGTCTTCCCTTCATCCTCAACGCGGCGACGCTGGTTCCACGGCCCGATACCGAGACCGTGGTGGAGGCCGCGCTGGCGCTTCATCCGACCCGAGACCGGCCGCTTCGCCTTCTCGACCTCGGAACCGGGTCCGGCTGCATCCTCGTCTCGCTACTCAGCGAGTGGCCCCATGCCTTCGGAATTGGCCTCGACCGCTCGCATGAAGCGCTTGCCTGCGCCCGGACCAATGCCCGGACCAATGGTGTCGGACGGCGCGCCGCCTTCGTCGCCGGAGACTGGTGCTCGGCTCTCGGCAAACCCTTCGACGTCATCCTCTCCAACCCGCCCTACATTCCGAGCGGGACGATTCCGGCATTGGCCCATGAGGTCCGGTGCCACGATCCGCTCGGAGCACTCGATGGAGGAGAGGATGGCCTCTCCGCCTATCGGCGGATCGTGGCGGAGGTGATCGGATCATGCGAACGTCGTCCCTTGCTCGACCCTGAAGGAGCCCTCGTCTTCGAGGTCGGCCATGATCAGGCCGAGGATGTTCTGACGATCGGCCGGGCGGCAGGCTTCACCCGAACGTCTGTCAGACGGGATCTGGCCGGCCATGCCCGCGTCGTCACGCTGTCCGGCCTTTCGACGATGGGCAACGACGGCGAGAGCTGA
- the ptsP gene encoding phosphoenolpyruvate--protein phosphotransferase, whose amino-acid sequence MPAAPGGPRLLLRRLREAMAEPVSPQARLDRIVTLIAANVIAEVCSVYVLSDDNTLELFATEGLNRSAVHLTRMRADEGLVGLIAKTAEPLSLSDAQSHPSFSYRPETGEEAYHAFLGVPLLRAGNTLGVLVVQNLTYRVYSEEEIEALQTTAMVLSEMIASGELQSLAPGAGSAARRPVSQRGVALADGIGLGHVVLHEPRIIVKQLIAENLEREVERLEEAIGEVRSAIDDLVERGDSIGTGESREVLETVRMFAHDKGWLRRMREAVHSGLTAEAAVERVQSDNRARMMRQSDPYLRDRLHDLDDLANRLLRTLIGTETNGTHRELPENAILVARSMGPAALLDYDRAFLRGVVLEEGGPTSHIAIVARALGIPAVGEIANATALCDAGDAIIVDGATGEIQVRPGPEIEAAYAEQVRLRARRQEQYRALRDLPAITRDGVAIGLQLNAGLLVDLTHLHETGAEGIGLFRTELQFMVAQRMPSAAEQQSLYEAVFAATGDLPVTIRTLDIGGDKILPYMPALEEENPALGWRAIRIGLDRPALLRVQLRALLRAASGRPLKIMFPMVATVDEFVRAKAIVDREKAHLRRHGYVLPSDCRLGVMVEVPSLLFQIDEIAKVADFLSVGSNDLMQFLFAVDRENRRVANRFDTLSVPALRAFRLIAQRAAAAGCPATICGEIGGKPLEAMALIGLGFRNLSMSPAAIGPVKAMVLGIDASAVAALIDAEMERSSDSASLRPVLTAFAKAHGVPI is encoded by the coding sequence ATGCCTGCTGCGCCCGGAGGCCCGCGCCTGCTGCTGCGCCGCCTCCGCGAAGCGATGGCGGAGCCGGTCAGTCCACAAGCACGCCTCGACCGCATCGTCACCCTCATCGCGGCGAACGTCATCGCCGAGGTCTGCTCGGTCTATGTCCTCAGTGACGACAACACGCTTGAGTTGTTCGCCACCGAGGGACTGAATCGCTCGGCCGTCCACCTGACCCGCATGCGGGCGGACGAGGGCCTCGTCGGCCTCATCGCCAAGACCGCCGAGCCTCTGTCGCTCTCGGACGCCCAGTCGCACCCGTCCTTCTCCTACCGGCCCGAGACCGGAGAGGAGGCCTACCACGCCTTCCTCGGCGTGCCGCTCCTGCGCGCGGGCAACACGCTCGGCGTCCTCGTGGTGCAGAACCTCACTTACCGGGTCTATTCGGAGGAGGAGATCGAAGCGCTCCAGACGACGGCGATGGTGCTGTCCGAGATGATCGCTTCGGGCGAATTGCAATCCCTGGCGCCCGGCGCCGGCTCGGCCGCACGGCGTCCCGTGAGCCAGCGCGGGGTCGCGCTCGCCGACGGCATCGGCCTCGGACACGTGGTGCTGCACGAGCCTCGCATCATCGTGAAGCAGCTCATCGCCGAGAATCTGGAGCGCGAGGTCGAGCGCCTGGAAGAGGCCATCGGCGAAGTCCGCTCGGCCATCGACGATCTCGTGGAGCGCGGCGACAGCATCGGCACCGGCGAATCCCGTGAAGTGCTGGAAACCGTTCGCATGTTCGCCCACGACAAGGGCTGGCTGCGCCGGATGCGCGAGGCGGTGCATTCCGGCCTCACGGCCGAGGCCGCCGTCGAGCGCGTCCAGTCGGACAACCGCGCCCGGATGATGCGGCAGAGCGATCCCTATCTCCGCGACCGGCTGCACGATCTCGACGATCTCGCCAACCGGCTGCTGCGCACGCTCATCGGCACGGAAACCAACGGCACGCATCGTGAGCTGCCGGAGAACGCGATCCTGGTCGCGCGCTCGATGGGTCCGGCGGCCCTTCTCGATTACGATCGGGCGTTCCTGCGCGGCGTGGTTCTGGAGGAAGGCGGCCCGACGAGCCACATCGCCATCGTCGCCCGGGCTCTGGGGATCCCGGCGGTGGGCGAGATCGCCAACGCCACGGCGCTCTGCGACGCGGGCGACGCGATCATCGTCGATGGCGCCACAGGCGAGATCCAGGTCCGTCCCGGCCCTGAGATCGAGGCCGCCTATGCCGAGCAGGTCCGCCTGCGCGCGCGTCGCCAGGAACAGTATCGGGCGCTGCGCGACCTTCCCGCCATTACAAGGGACGGGGTCGCCATCGGCCTGCAGCTCAATGCAGGGCTGCTGGTCGACCTGACGCATCTCCACGAGACCGGGGCGGAAGGCATCGGCCTGTTCCGCACCGAGCTGCAGTTCATGGTGGCGCAGCGGATGCCCTCGGCCGCGGAGCAGCAATCGCTCTACGAGGCGGTGTTCGCCGCCACCGGCGACCTTCCGGTGACGATCCGCACCCTCGATATCGGCGGCGACAAGATCCTGCCCTACATGCCGGCCCTCGAGGAAGAGAACCCGGCTCTCGGCTGGCGCGCCATCCGCATCGGGCTCGACCGCCCCGCCCTGTTGCGGGTGCAGCTGCGCGCGCTCCTGAGAGCCGCGTCGGGACGGCCCCTGAAAATCATGTTCCCGATGGTGGCGACGGTGGACGAGTTCGTCCGCGCCAAAGCCATCGTCGATCGCGAGAAGGCGCATCTGCGCCGGCACGGCTACGTCCTGCCGAGCGATTGCCGCCTTGGCGTGATGGTCGAAGTGCCGTCCCTGCTGTTCCAAATCGACGAGATCGCCAAGGTCGCCGACTTCCTGTCGGTGGGCTCGAACGACCTGATGCAGTTCCTGTTCGCCGTGGATCGCGAGAATCGTCGCGTCGCCAACCGGTTCGACACGCTCAGCGTCCCGGCCCTGCGCGCGTTCCGCCTCATCGCGCAACGGGCGGCGGCCGCCGGCTGCCCAGCCACGATCTGTGGCGAGATCGGCGGAAAGCCACTGGAAGCGATGGCGCTGATCGGATTAGGATTCCGCAACCTCTCCATGTCGCCCGCCGCCATAGGTCCGGTGAAGGCGATGGTGCTTGGAATCGATGCCTCCGCCGTCGCGGCTCTGATCGACGCCGAGATGGAGCGCTCCAGCGACAGCGCGTCCCTGAGGCCGGTCCTCACGGCCTTCGCCAAGGCCCACGGCGTGCCTATCTAG
- the ubiG gene encoding bifunctional 2-polyprenyl-6-hydroxyphenol methylase/3-demethylubiquinol 3-O-methyltransferase UbiG — protein MNPAASSSIDAEEVARFEGIAATWWAEDGPMKVLHRFNPVRLAYIRDAICARFDRDPRTPYPLKGLTIVDVGCGGGVLSEPLARLGASVTGLDPAPTNIAVARAHADAEGVAVDYRSQTIEEVVAAGERFDVVLIMEVVEHVVDMPAFVASACQAVKPGGLLFAATLNRTLRSFALAIVGAEYVLGWLPRGTHDWDKFVKPEELSRAIARGGLSVTDTTGVVFNPLDGSWRASRDTAVNYMVAAARPA, from the coding sequence ATGAACCCAGCGGCATCCTCTTCCATCGACGCCGAGGAAGTCGCCCGCTTCGAGGGCATCGCGGCGACGTGGTGGGCCGAGGACGGGCCGATGAAGGTGCTTCACCGATTCAACCCGGTGCGCCTCGCCTATATCCGCGATGCGATCTGCGCCCGCTTCGATCGCGACCCGCGCACGCCCTATCCCTTGAAGGGTCTGACCATCGTCGATGTCGGCTGCGGCGGCGGCGTCCTGTCCGAGCCGCTGGCACGACTCGGCGCCAGCGTCACCGGGCTCGATCCGGCGCCGACCAACATCGCCGTGGCCCGTGCGCATGCGGATGCCGAAGGCGTGGCCGTGGATTACCGCTCGCAGACCATCGAGGAGGTGGTGGCGGCGGGCGAGCGCTTCGACGTGGTCCTGATCATGGAGGTGGTGGAACACGTGGTCGACATGCCGGCCTTCGTCGCCAGCGCCTGCCAGGCGGTGAAGCCCGGCGGCCTCCTGTTCGCCGCCACCCTCAACCGCACCCTGCGCTCCTTCGCCCTCGCCATTGTCGGGGCGGAATACGTGCTCGGGTGGCTGCCGCGCGGAACACATGACTGGGACAAGTTCGTGAAGCCGGAGGAATTGTCCCGCGCCATCGCGCGCGGCGGGCTCTCCGTCACCGATACGACCGGCGTCGTGTTCAACCCCCTCGACGGCTCCTGGCGGGCGAGCCGCGACACGGCAGTGAACTACATGGTCGCGGCGGCGCGTCCGGCCTGA
- the prfA gene encoding peptide chain release factor 1 yields the protein MTPIPSDRLDAILTRHDIVTATLSAGSADSDSFVQLSRELAELDGVVAAIHVYRAAATNLSEIEALIDEPGGDSEMRALAADEKPEAEAGLEAAHKALQVILLPKDAADEKSAILEIRAGTGGDEAALFAGDLFRMYARYADLKGWKVDVISESEGTVGGYREVIAEVKGKGVFAKLKFESGAHRVQRVPDTEAQGRIHTSAATVAVLPEAEEVDIVVNDADLKIDTMRSQGAGGQHVNKTESAIRITHMPSGIVIFVQEERSQHKNRARAMSLLRAKLYDAERTAKDAVRAADRKSQVGSGDRSERIRTYNFPQARVTDHRINLTLYKLEEVLAGEALDELVDALITEHQAELMAAEGMV from the coding sequence ATGACCCCTATTCCTTCAGACCGCCTCGACGCCATCCTGACGCGGCACGACATCGTCACCGCCACGCTCAGCGCGGGCTCGGCCGATTCCGACAGCTTCGTCCAGCTGTCCCGGGAGCTCGCCGAGCTCGATGGCGTGGTGGCGGCCATCCATGTCTATCGCGCCGCCGCGACGAATCTCTCCGAGATCGAGGCCCTCATCGACGAGCCCGGCGGCGATTCCGAGATGCGGGCGCTGGCCGCCGACGAGAAACCCGAGGCTGAAGCGGGGCTCGAGGCCGCGCACAAGGCGCTGCAGGTCATCCTGCTGCCCAAGGACGCCGCCGACGAGAAGAGCGCGATCCTCGAAATCCGCGCCGGCACCGGCGGCGACGAAGCCGCGCTGTTCGCCGGCGACCTGTTCCGCATGTACGCGAGATATGCCGACCTGAAGGGCTGGAAGGTCGACGTCATCTCCGAGAGCGAGGGCACCGTCGGCGGCTATCGCGAGGTCATCGCCGAGGTGAAGGGCAAGGGCGTGTTCGCCAAGCTCAAGTTCGAGAGCGGCGCCCACCGCGTCCAGCGTGTCCCCGATACCGAGGCGCAGGGGCGCATCCACACCTCCGCCGCCACCGTTGCGGTGCTGCCCGAGGCCGAGGAGGTCGATATCGTCGTCAACGATGCCGATCTGAAGATCGATACGATGCGCTCGCAGGGCGCCGGCGGCCAGCACGTGAACAAGACGGAATCGGCGATCCGCATCACGCACATGCCGAGCGGCATCGTCATCTTCGTCCAGGAGGAACGCTCGCAGCACAAGAACCGGGCTCGCGCCATGTCGCTCCTGCGTGCCAAGCTCTACGATGCCGAGCGGACCGCCAAGGACGCCGTTCGCGCCGCCGACCGCAAATCACAGGTCGGTTCGGGCGATCGTTCCGAGCGTATCCGCACCTACAACTTTCCGCAGGCGCGGGTCACCGACCACCGCATCAACCTCACGCTCTACAAGCTGGAAGAGGTGCTCGCGGGCGAAGCTCTCGACGAACTGGTGGATGCCCTCATCACCGAGCACCAGGCGGAGCTCATGGCCGCGGAAGGCATGGTGTGA
- a CDS encoding aspartate kinase: MPRLVMKFGGTSVATVDRIRNVALHVAREIAAGYDVAVVVSAMSGKTNELVAWVKDANPLYDEAEYDAIVASGELVTAGLLAAALQKNGIKARSWQGWQIPIETSDAHGSARIAAIDPKNLEAGFQRGEVAVIAGFQGIHTETGRVTTLGRGGSDTSAVAIAAAIGAERCDIYTDVDGVYTTDPRVVHKAKRMERVTFEEMLEMASLGAKVLQVRSVELAMVHRVPTTVRSSFDPPDNARTGTLICDEDDIVEQQIITGIAFSKDEAQITLRRVKDSPGVAAAIFGPLADANINVDMIIQTVSGDQSTTDMTFTVPSADYDRARTILDAQSSVIEFAQIEGATDVVKVSAIGVGMRSHAGVAAKAFRALAQKGINIRAITTSEIKFSVLIDAAYTELAVRTLHSLYGLDQA; encoded by the coding sequence ATGCCCCGTTTGGTAATGAAGTTCGGCGGCACATCGGTGGCGACCGTGGACCGTATCCGCAACGTGGCTCTCCACGTCGCGCGCGAGATCGCGGCCGGCTATGACGTCGCCGTCGTGGTCTCGGCCATGTCGGGCAAGACCAACGAACTCGTGGCCTGGGTCAAGGATGCGAATCCGCTCTACGACGAGGCGGAGTACGATGCCATCGTCGCCTCGGGCGAACTCGTCACCGCAGGGCTCCTTGCCGCCGCACTCCAGAAGAACGGGATCAAGGCCCGCTCCTGGCAGGGCTGGCAGATCCCGATCGAGACCTCCGACGCCCATGGCTCGGCCCGCATCGCCGCCATCGACCCGAAGAACCTCGAGGCCGGCTTCCAGCGCGGCGAAGTCGCCGTCATTGCCGGCTTCCAGGGCATCCATACCGAGACCGGCCGCGTCACGACGTTGGGCCGGGGCGGCTCGGACACCAGCGCGGTGGCCATTGCCGCCGCCATCGGCGCCGAGCGCTGCGACATCTATACCGACGTCGACGGCGTCTACACCACCGACCCGCGCGTGGTGCACAAGGCCAAGCGCATGGAGCGCGTGACCTTCGAGGAGATGCTGGAGATGGCCTCCCTCGGAGCAAAGGTGCTCCAGGTTCGCTCCGTCGAGCTCGCCATGGTCCATCGCGTACCGACCACGGTGCGCTCAAGCTTCGACCCGCCCGACAACGCCCGCACAGGCACCCTCATCTGCGACGAGGACGATATCGTGGAACAGCAGATCATCACCGGGATCGCCTTCTCGAAGGACGAGGCGCAGATCACCCTTCGCCGCGTCAAGGACAGTCCCGGTGTCGCGGCAGCGATCTTCGGGCCGCTGGCGGATGCCAACATCAATGTCGACATGATCATCCAGACCGTGTCGGGCGACCAGTCGACCACCGACATGACCTTCACGGTGCCGTCGGCCGATTACGACCGCGCCCGGACGATTCTCGATGCTCAGAGCAGCGTCATCGAATTCGCCCAGATCGAGGGCGCCACCGATGTCGTGAAGGTTTCGGCCATCGGCGTCGGTATGCGCAGCCATGCGGGCGTCGCGGCCAAGGCATTCAGGGCCCTGGCGCAGAAGGGAATCAACATCCGTGCGATCACCACGTCGGAGATCAAGTTCTCCGTATTGATCGACGCGGCCTATACGGAGCTTGCCGTTCGTACGCTCCACTCGCTATACGGCCTCGATCAGGCTTGA
- a CDS encoding YbhB/YbcL family Raf kinase inhibitor-like protein, with amino-acid sequence MLEKLPHAVGAALSGLKAGLDRTAYHQDFGSLPETISLTSAAFADGASLPARVTADGPGVSPPLAWSGLPAGTSHVVLLVEDAGSPTPKPLVHLIAWNLAAGDTLGEGDVASPAGEGRRHDLGRNSFLKDQWLPPDPPTGHGPHAYLFQIYALNAPLDLPASPGRAALIEAMAGRVLAKGCLTGLYERR; translated from the coding sequence ATGCTCGAGAAGCTTCCGCACGCTGTCGGCGCGGCCCTGTCGGGCCTGAAGGCCGGTCTCGACAGAACCGCCTATCACCAGGATTTCGGGTCTTTGCCCGAGACGATCTCGCTGACGAGCGCGGCCTTCGCCGATGGGGCGAGCCTGCCGGCGCGGGTCACCGCCGATGGGCCGGGCGTCTCGCCGCCGCTGGCATGGAGCGGCCTGCCGGCCGGCACAAGCCATGTGGTTCTTCTGGTCGAGGATGCCGGCAGCCCGACACCGAAGCCCCTGGTCCATCTCATTGCCTGGAACCTTGCGGCGGGCGATACCCTCGGCGAGGGCGATGTCGCGAGCCCCGCCGGAGAGGGGCGGCGTCACGATCTCGGGCGGAACAGTTTCCTCAAGGATCAGTGGCTGCCGCCCGATCCGCCCACGGGACACGGGCCGCATGCCTACCTGTTCCAGATCTACGCCCTGAATGCTCCGCTCGACCTGCCCGCGAGTCCGGGACGCGCCGCGCTCATCGAGGCCATGGCTGGTCGGGTTCTCGCCAAGGGCTGCCTGACCGGGCTCTACGAGCGACGCTGA